A DNA window from Azotosporobacter soli contains the following coding sequences:
- a CDS encoding alpha/beta hydrolase: MKKKSMMTRSFQMLTALTLGLVLSASGVASAANNAAADKTFLPSDKVTSEKITYKNRFGITIAADLYLPKEIDKTKKYAALVIGTPYGGVKEQGAGLYAQTMAERGFVALAFDESFNGESSGEPRHVSSPDIFTEDFSAGVDYLGTRPYVDRDKIGAIGICGSGGFALTAAQVDHRIKAVATASMYDMSRVKRNGWQDSMTDEQRSQYLDQLGEQRWKDFANGSPQLTPQFPAEIPKTGVDPITSEFFEYYVAPRGHHPNSIGAFTVTSDMSFINFPLLAHIESISPRPILFIMGENAHSRYFTEDAYKMAAEPKELLVVKGARHIDLYDRKDSIPFDRLDSFFRENLK; encoded by the coding sequence ATGAAAAAGAAATCCATGATGACGCGCAGCTTTCAAATGCTCACCGCGCTGACGCTGGGCTTGGTCCTGTCTGCGAGCGGCGTTGCTTCGGCGGCGAACAATGCCGCAGCGGACAAAACCTTTCTGCCGAGTGACAAGGTAACCAGCGAAAAAATCACCTACAAGAATCGCTTCGGCATTACCATTGCCGCCGATTTGTATCTGCCGAAAGAGATCGACAAGACGAAGAAATACGCCGCGCTTGTCATCGGCACCCCATATGGCGGCGTAAAGGAACAAGGCGCGGGTCTTTATGCGCAGACAATGGCCGAACGCGGCTTTGTCGCCCTTGCCTTCGACGAATCTTTTAACGGTGAAAGCAGCGGCGAGCCAAGACATGTCTCTTCGCCGGACATTTTCACGGAAGACTTCAGTGCGGGCGTCGATTATTTGGGAACGCGCCCCTATGTGGACCGGGATAAAATCGGCGCGATCGGCATCTGCGGCAGCGGCGGCTTCGCGCTTACCGCCGCGCAGGTCGATCACCGCATCAAAGCGGTCGCAACCGCAAGCATGTACGATATGAGCCGCGTGAAACGCAATGGTTGGCAGGACAGCATGACCGATGAACAACGCAGCCAATATCTCGATCAATTAGGCGAACAGCGTTGGAAAGATTTCGCAAACGGTTCGCCTCAATTAACGCCGCAATTCCCGGCTGAAATTCCCAAGACTGGCGTTGACCCGATCACAAGTGAGTTCTTTGAATATTACGTAGCGCCGCGCGGGCACCACCCTAATTCGATTGGCGCATTTACGGTCACAAGCGATATGTCTTTTATCAATTTCCCCTTGCTGGCGCATATTGAATCGATTTCTCCCAGGCCCATCCTCTTCATCATGGGCGAAAACGCACATTCGCGCTATTTCACCGAGGATGCCTACAAGATGGCCGCCGAACCAAAAGAACTCCTGGTTGTTAAAGGCGCACGGCACATCGACCTCTATGACAGAAAAGATAGCATCCCGTTCGACAGACTCGATTCCTTCTTTAGAGAAAATCTAAAATAG
- a CDS encoding HD-GYP domain-containing protein, producing the protein MGVTILVVDDSKADMIMIKNILDDYQLLFANDGVEAMEVIAREPEIDLMILDLKMPRMNGFEVLEAIQAEPAYQKIITLILTNYDEAENEIRGLSLGAVDYIRKPLNLESLRKRIEIHVKLKNATKALEQNNAMLEQTVAQRTQELVLTRNITIHALVGLLEIRDIESSNHTRRTQWMVKALCEQLRTQEAYHKLLSESYIKELFETAPLHDIGKVGIPDNILLKPGKLTIEEYEIMKKHAIYGVDALRYEVAEGQIPSFIKTAIECIAGHHEKYDGTGYPYGLKGEAIPLPGRVMAIVDVYDALISKRVYKPAFTHETALLMIKEERGKHFDPAIVDAFLAIADRIKEIATEYSHQEQ; encoded by the coding sequence ATGGGTGTCACCATATTGGTCGTCGATGATTCAAAAGCGGATATGATCATGATTAAGAACATTTTGGATGATTATCAGTTATTGTTCGCCAATGACGGCGTGGAAGCGATGGAAGTGATCGCACGCGAACCGGAGATCGATTTGATGATTCTGGATTTGAAGATGCCGCGCATGAATGGTTTTGAGGTTTTAGAAGCTATCCAGGCGGAGCCTGCCTATCAGAAGATCATCACATTAATTCTGACTAACTATGACGAAGCGGAAAATGAGATACGCGGTTTGAGCCTGGGGGCGGTAGATTACATTCGCAAACCATTGAATCTAGAATCGTTACGCAAGAGGATCGAGATACATGTGAAATTGAAAAATGCCACAAAAGCCTTGGAACAGAACAATGCAATGCTAGAGCAGACGGTCGCGCAAAGAACGCAGGAGCTGGTTTTAACCCGCAATATCACCATTCATGCTTTGGTCGGTTTGCTCGAGATACGCGACATTGAGTCGAGCAACCATACCAGGCGGACGCAATGGATGGTGAAAGCGCTTTGTGAACAGCTTCGCACCCAGGAGGCTTATCATAAATTGCTGTCGGAGAGCTACATCAAGGAATTGTTTGAAACGGCGCCGCTGCATGACATCGGAAAAGTCGGCATACCGGACAACATTCTCTTGAAGCCGGGAAAACTAACGATTGAAGAGTACGAAATCATGAAGAAACATGCGATTTACGGGGTCGATGCGCTGCGCTATGAGGTGGCCGAGGGACAGATTCCCTCTTTTATCAAGACGGCGATCGAATGCATTGCCGGGCATCATGAAAAATATGACGGCACAGGATATCCGTATGGCTTGAAGGGCGAGGCCATTCCTCTGCCGGGCAGAGTGATGGCGATTGTCGACGTCTATGATGCGCTGATCAGCAAACGGGTTTATAAACCGGCGTTCACGCATGAAACAGCGCTGCTGATGATAAAGGAAGAGCGGGGAAAACATTTTGACCCGGCTATCGTGGACGCTTTCCTGGCGATAGCAGACAGAATCAAAGAAATCGCCACGGAATATTCCCATCAGGAACAGTAA
- a CDS encoding flavodoxin family protein → MSKKVLILSGSPRKQGNSDLLCEEFLRGAKEAGQQVEKIFLGEQTIGYCSGCGACYTTHTCMQNDDMADLLAKMVAADVIVMATPVYFYTMDAQLKTLIDRTAARYEEITDKEFYFIVSAADSSVAAMERTIDGFRGFLDCLNGAKEKGVVYGVGAWQKGDIVGTKAMEEAYAMGKKV, encoded by the coding sequence ATGAGTAAAAAAGTGTTGATCCTGTCGGGCAGTCCGAGAAAACAAGGGAATTCCGATCTTTTATGCGAGGAATTTTTGCGCGGTGCAAAAGAGGCGGGCCAGCAGGTAGAGAAGATTTTTCTGGGGGAGCAGACGATCGGTTACTGCAGCGGCTGCGGAGCCTGCTATACGACGCATACATGCATGCAAAACGATGACATGGCTGATCTTTTGGCAAAGATGGTTGCGGCGGATGTGATTGTGATGGCGACGCCGGTTTATTTTTATACGATGGATGCGCAGCTGAAAACGCTGATCGACCGAACGGCAGCCCGTTATGAGGAAATCACGGATAAAGAGTTCTATTTCATTGTGTCCGCGGCGGACAGCAGCGTGGCGGCGATGGAAAGGACGATTGACGGGTTTCGCGGTTTTCTCGATTGCTTGAACGGAGCCAAAGAAAAAGGCGTCGTCTATGGCGTCGGCGCATGGCAGAAAGGCGATATCGTCGGCACGAAAGCGATGGAAGAAGCGTATGCTATGGGGAAAAAGGTATAA
- a CDS encoding response regulator, translating to MNALRGFFFSIVLLPLFLSFCSAASLDNKLSPEEQAFIREHPVIRLGVDPKFIPYEFVDSDGVYKGIAADYIKLISERTGLQLVVEKDLTWAKAYEKGVLKELDALPCVGKTKERERYFIYTEPYYSFQRVIFISQNNTSVKSLDDLRRHTVAVQMNSSHHSFMQSFVPSITLSLYSTVEEGLKAVADGKEEAFVGNLATSSYLAKANGITNLKYVKMEVDEKQFLYFAVRNDWPLLVSILNKALADINEEEKIAINNRWIGVENKVDYTEVIKIASMIGAVIVLIFGVSFYWLVKLRREVEARKRIEAALKVAKEEAEYANHIKSAFLARMSHEIRTPLNAISGMAYMIKKTEVSITQKNYLEKITRAARDMLGIINDILDFSKIEAGKIDIERISFNLDEVLQQLVSIAAFKVEEQNIDFSLERDPALPVFFFGDPNRIQQVLLNLVNNAVKFSKDGTVSLSIRLVAKVKDAYRIEFSVKDTGIGMTSEQLVEVFTPFSQGDSSISRRFGGTGLGLSIVKSLVELMDGQIEAYSAVNEGSTFNVLLTLEADRNIAYEEKKKAASLYFRNIRVLVVEKNPFYRNVLKNYLQSFGLVAEFAVSGERALELMQAAASDKGTPYNLLIVDLETPQEGGIKFCSSVKELSWLKETPKFIVMIPVAKEMLLENVEAAGLEFGIIKPIIPSILYNEIVDIFKLNVLAEHDRSASMNKEESFRLEHPYHVLIVEDNKTNQFIAQSILSEVGFKVTLADNGLEGYEAFGKNQSDLALILMDLHMPVMNGYESASLIRKMNADIPIIAMTADAIVGVEEKCKSIGIDHYISKPFEPERFVETVVQVVKAAQEETRLKMASLETKQSGETGGENMVLDKEDGIRHIGGKAELYRMVLKEYYNENQETEFHLQQALEKKDYAEAEQIVHKIKSSSGSIGAKELHEVAAALQKALGNAETAAIDELQKKFIVLLKQVLLEIKEIISQNGV from the coding sequence ATGAACGCGCTGCGCGGTTTTTTCTTCAGCATCGTTTTGTTGCCGCTCTTTCTCTCGTTTTGTTCGGCGGCATCCTTGGACAATAAGCTCTCGCCGGAAGAGCAGGCGTTTATCAGGGAACATCCGGTGATCCGGCTCGGCGTTGATCCTAAATTCATTCCCTACGAATTTGTCGATTCGGACGGCGTATATAAGGGAATCGCCGCCGATTACATCAAGCTGATCAGTGAACGGACCGGCCTGCAGTTGGTGGTCGAAAAAGACCTTACCTGGGCCAAGGCTTACGAAAAAGGCGTGTTGAAAGAACTGGACGCCTTACCCTGCGTGGGCAAGACAAAGGAACGAGAACGCTATTTTATCTATACGGAGCCGTATTATTCGTTCCAGCGCGTTATTTTTATCAGTCAAAACAATACCAGCGTCAAGAGTCTCGACGATTTAAGGCGGCACACGGTGGCGGTGCAGATGAACAGCTCGCATCACAGTTTTATGCAGAGCTTCGTACCGAGCATTACGCTCAGTCTTTACTCCACCGTTGAAGAGGGACTCAAAGCGGTTGCCGACGGAAAAGAAGAAGCGTTTGTCGGCAATCTGGCGACTTCGAGTTATCTGGCCAAGGCAAACGGTATAACGAATTTGAAGTATGTGAAGATGGAAGTCGATGAAAAGCAGTTCCTGTATTTTGCGGTAAGAAACGATTGGCCGCTCCTGGTCAGCATCTTGAATAAAGCGTTGGCCGATATAAATGAAGAAGAAAAAATCGCGATCAACAATCGTTGGATCGGCGTGGAAAACAAGGTCGATTATACTGAGGTCATCAAGATCGCCAGTATGATCGGCGCGGTGATCGTTCTCATCTTCGGCGTGTCCTTCTATTGGCTCGTCAAATTGCGGCGCGAGGTCGAAGCGCGCAAGCGGATCGAGGCGGCGCTGAAGGTCGCCAAGGAGGAGGCGGAATATGCCAATCACATCAAATCCGCTTTTTTGGCGCGCATGTCGCATGAAATCAGAACGCCGCTGAATGCGATCAGCGGCATGGCGTATATGATCAAAAAAACAGAGGTATCGATCACGCAAAAGAACTATCTGGAGAAGATAACGCGGGCCGCGCGCGATATGCTGGGCATCATCAACGACATCCTGGACTTCTCAAAAATAGAAGCGGGCAAGATCGACATCGAGCGAATCTCGTTCAATCTGGACGAGGTTCTGCAGCAGTTGGTCAGCATCGCAGCCTTTAAGGTCGAGGAGCAAAACATCGATTTTTCGCTGGAGCGCGATCCGGCGTTGCCGGTCTTCTTCTTCGGCGATCCCAATCGGATACAGCAGGTCTTACTTAATTTAGTGAACAACGCGGTCAAGTTCAGCAAGGATGGCACGGTTTCGCTTTCGATCCGTCTCGTGGCCAAGGTCAAGGATGCCTATCGCATCGAGTTCAGCGTCAAGGATACCGGCATCGGCATGACCAGCGAGCAACTGGTCGAGGTTTTCACGCCTTTTAGTCAGGGGGATTCCAGCATCAGTCGGAGGTTTGGCGGCACCGGACTGGGGCTGTCGATTGTCAAAAGTCTGGTCGAATTGATGGACGGCCAGATCGAGGCGTATAGCGCGGTCAACGAAGGCTCCACCTTTAACGTCTTGCTGACGTTGGAAGCGGATCGCAACATAGCCTATGAAGAAAAGAAAAAGGCCGCTTCGCTTTATTTCCGCAACATTCGGGTGCTGGTCGTGGAAAAAAATCCGTTTTATCGGAACGTATTGAAAAACTACCTGCAGTCTTTCGGCTTGGTGGCCGAATTTGCCGTTTCTGGAGAACGCGCTTTGGAACTTATGCAAGCGGCGGCAAGCGACAAGGGAACACCCTATAATTTATTAATCGTCGATCTGGAAACGCCGCAGGAAGGCGGCATTAAATTCTGCAGCAGCGTAAAAGAGCTGTCCTGGCTCAAAGAAACGCCCAAATTCATCGTAATGATTCCCGTGGCGAAAGAAATGCTGCTTGAGAATGTCGAGGCCGCCGGATTGGAATTCGGCATAATCAAACCGATCATACCGTCGATCCTCTATAATGAGATCGTCGATATTTTCAAGCTTAACGTTCTGGCGGAGCATGATCGCTCGGCGTCGATGAACAAAGAAGAGAGTTTCAGGCTGGAACACCCCTATCACGTTTTAATTGTGGAAGACAATAAGACCAATCAATTCATTGCCCAATCGATTCTGAGCGAGGTGGGCTTCAAAGTCACGTTGGCGGATAACGGGCTGGAAGGCTATGAAGCTTTCGGCAAAAACCAAAGTGATCTGGCGCTGATCCTGATGGATCTTCATATGCCGGTGATGAACGGCTATGAATCAGCCAGTCTGATCAGAAAAATGAACGCGGACATTCCGATCATCGCGATGACCGCCGATGCGATCGTCGGCGTGGAAGAAAAGTGCAAAAGCATTGGCATCGACCATTACATCAGTAAACCGTTTGAACCCGAGAGATTTGTCGAAACGGTTGTGCAGGTGGTTAAAGCCGCGCAGGAAGAGACGCGGCTGAAAATGGCGTCGCTTGAAACGAAGCAGAGCGGAGAAACGGGAGGCGAGAACATGGTATTGGATAAAGAAGACGGCATCCGACACATCGGCGGCAAGGCGGAGCTGTATCGCATGGTCTTAAAAGAATATTACAACGAGAACCAGGAGACCGAGTTTCATTTGCAGCAGGCTTTGGAAAAGAAAGACTATGCGGAAGCGGAACAAATCGTGCATAAGATAAAAAGCAGTTCGGGCAGCATCGGCGCAAAAGAATTGCATGAAGTCGCGGCGGCGCTGCAAAAAGCCTTAGGCAATGCGGAGACAGCGGCAATCGACGAACTGCAGAAAAAATTTATCGTCCTGCTGAAGCAGGTGCTGCTCGAAATTAAAGAAATCATTTCCCAAAATGGCGTGTAA
- a CDS encoding C39 family peptidase, with the protein MLRKMSAKFFLPLFVALLVAGGPALAASSDEAAGGRVIAYPAGYDTTKEGASSYNGIGNVENSPYFPSLDVYNLQPTATLTILPRYKTYQQTTEITCGPAAALTVLHHFGNTSWQEKEIAKIMATKAVVGTDTQGMVAFFKAIGWDVKSSLTSANKEGVSFAKEEDFKNFVLENLRNNTPIMVENIDWSGHWRVIIGYDTMGTDTLADDVLIMADSYDTGDHKQDGYVVQSSEKFYYMWFDAHMLPKGQQTQQWLSAKPR; encoded by the coding sequence ATGCTGAGAAAGATGTCCGCGAAATTTTTTTTACCGCTCTTTGTCGCGCTGCTGGTCGCGGGCGGCCCGGCGCTGGCCGCTTCAAGCGACGAAGCGGCCGGCGGGCGTGTTATCGCGTACCCGGCCGGTTATGATACCACGAAGGAGGGCGCCTCTTCCTACAACGGGATTGGCAATGTGGAGAACTCGCCGTATTTCCCCTCGCTTGACGTGTACAACCTGCAGCCCACCGCGACGCTGACGATTCTGCCGCGTTACAAGACCTACCAGCAGACGACTGAGATCACCTGCGGCCCCGCCGCGGCGCTGACGGTGCTGCATCATTTCGGCAACACGAGCTGGCAGGAGAAAGAGATCGCCAAGATTATGGCGACGAAAGCGGTGGTCGGTACGGATACGCAGGGGATGGTCGCTTTTTTTAAGGCAATCGGCTGGGATGTGAAGTCGAGTCTGACAAGCGCCAACAAAGAAGGCGTATCCTTTGCCAAGGAGGAGGACTTCAAGAATTTTGTCTTGGAAAACCTGCGCAACAATACTCCGATCATGGTCGAGAACATCGACTGGAGCGGGCATTGGCGCGTCATTATCGGTTATGACACGATGGGAACGGATACGCTAGCGGATGATGTGCTGATTATGGCGGATTCGTATGACACGGGGGATCACAAGCAGGACGGCTATGTGGTGCAGTCGTCGGAGAAGTTTTACTATATGTGGTTTGACGCGCATATGCTGCCGAAAGGCCAACAAACGCAGCAATGGCTTAGCGCGAAACCGCGCTAA
- a CDS encoding cyclophilin-like fold protein, producing MKKRAILVFVLLLSFSLTACSGKNNVMPANTDAGQNSRADNASSKQADSRIKLKFNNAEVIVKMYDNPTSRDFLTLLPLTIKVEDYAGREKIAYLPKKLSLDAAPAGMEPKAGDFTYFAPWGNVALFYHEYGYSNGLISLGKIESGLEKLTDSGAATIRMEKIE from the coding sequence GTGAAGAAAAGAGCCATACTGGTCTTTGTCTTGTTGCTGTCATTTAGCCTCACGGCTTGCAGCGGCAAAAACAACGTGATGCCTGCAAATACGGATGCCGGACAAAATAGCCGTGCAGACAACGCCAGCTCCAAACAGGCCGATAGCAGAATAAAACTGAAGTTCAACAATGCGGAAGTCATCGTGAAAATGTATGATAATCCTACGAGCAGAGACTTTTTAACATTACTCCCATTGACGATAAAGGTGGAAGACTATGCCGGGCGGGAAAAGATTGCCTATCTGCCGAAAAAATTGTCGCTTGACGCTGCGCCGGCAGGCATGGAACCTAAGGCGGGTGACTTTACCTATTTTGCGCCTTGGGGGAATGTAGCTCTGTTTTATCACGAGTATGGTTACTCAAACGGGCTGATTTCATTAGGCAAGATTGAATCCGGTCTGGAAAAACTCACAGACAGCGGTGCTGCGACCATTCGCATGGAAAAGATAGAATGA
- a CDS encoding extracellular solute-binding protein, which produces MKRSKSIDLLLSLIILAAVMLVARNIDNRPSLEEKSSKKAPLLFQITWPAYSGRGEAIQRIVNLYNAENSDAFEITLVDGDEDRNAIEKRLTEPEAATIHVLPYRFVKYFAAKGYLEDLADYFTEEEGWFYPELWRLGQVNGRMYGIPWLGHSIGLIYNKELLAKAAVDVAAIRDLPSLVKALEAVEAKNGVRGIGLVGANHNDVSWMVNQFVYGYGGRLVEQSGMRVAVNTPETKAALHFYRDVLGPHAQPSWIDDSGLEVMEHFRKKKIAFEFQGVWGITDIEKNGHPFDVGIIRLEDIGLYSEVGPMMLSIPGSMSREKKKSALAFIKFMISKEAQLKIMEGEYSPEHDAYYPFRIPVRQDLADSVMTVKYPQYLPFLSAFKRPSIDVPTPKWQIIKDEYYAPGLHQVMTGEVSIEDFLKRIESKGNEILRQP; this is translated from the coding sequence ATGAAACGCAGTAAAAGCATAGACTTGTTGCTGAGCCTGATCATTTTGGCTGCGGTCATGCTTGTTGCACGAAACATCGACAACCGGCCGTCGCTGGAGGAAAAAAGCAGTAAGAAAGCGCCGTTGCTTTTTCAAATCACCTGGCCGGCTTATTCGGGGCGGGGCGAAGCGATTCAACGCATCGTGAATTTGTATAATGCCGAGAACAGTGACGCATTTGAAATCACGCTAGTCGACGGCGATGAAGACCGTAATGCGATTGAAAAACGTTTGACCGAGCCGGAGGCGGCAACGATTCATGTGTTGCCTTATCGATTTGTTAAATATTTTGCCGCCAAAGGGTATTTGGAAGATCTGGCGGATTATTTTACCGAAGAAGAAGGTTGGTTCTACCCGGAACTGTGGCGACTGGGACAAGTGAACGGACGCATGTACGGCATTCCCTGGCTGGGACATTCGATCGGCCTGATTTATAATAAAGAACTTTTGGCAAAAGCGGCTGTCGATGTCGCTGCGATTCGGGATTTGCCTTCCTTGGTGAAAGCGTTGGAAGCGGTTGAAGCAAAAAACGGCGTTAGAGGAATTGGCCTGGTCGGCGCCAATCACAACGATGTTTCCTGGATGGTCAATCAGTTTGTTTATGGTTATGGCGGGCGGTTGGTGGAGCAAAGCGGTATGCGCGTTGCGGTGAATACACCCGAGACAAAAGCGGCGCTTCACTTTTATCGTGATGTTTTAGGGCCGCACGCGCAGCCTTCGTGGATTGACGACAGCGGCCTTGAGGTAATGGAGCATTTTAGAAAAAAGAAAATCGCCTTTGAATTCCAGGGCGTTTGGGGGATTACCGATATTGAAAAAAACGGCCACCCGTTCGACGTCGGCATCATAAGGTTGGAAGACATCGGACTCTATTCGGAAGTCGGACCGATGATGTTGTCGATACCCGGCAGCATGAGCCGTGAAAAAAAGAAAAGCGCGCTAGCTTTTATAAAATTCATGATTTCAAAAGAAGCGCAGCTAAAAATAATGGAGGGCGAATACAGCCCGGAACATGATGCCTATTATCCTTTCCGCATCCCTGTGCGTCAGGATTTGGCCGACAGCGTGATGACGGTGAAATACCCGCAGTATTTGCCGTTTTTAAGCGCTTTTAAGCGTCCCAGTATCGATGTGCCGACGCCGAAGTGGCAAATCATCAAGGACGAATACTATGCGCCCGGCCTGCATCAGGTGATGACGGGCGAAGTTTCGATCGAGGATTTTTTAAAGCGGATCGAAAGCAAAGGCAACGAAATCTTGCGGCAACCATAG
- a CDS encoding sensor histidine kinase — MTVKILIVDDSKTDRAMIQNFLAEHQLLLAENGKEAMEILAREQDIDMVILDLNMPQMNGFEVLEAMQRHPEHKKIATLILTNYDEPKNEIRGLELGAIDYITKPINSAVVKTRVNTHLKLKLQRDLLEKQKSELTWINEELEAFSYSVSHDLKVPLHIIKTYSEFLEKNLAAKEDAEGLDDIAMIKDSCQRMAQLIDDILQLAKVGQYEINYRPINLSELAKGIIEKLRILQPERQVEFLCEPELFADADSRLMEMAMFNLLQNAWKYTSRHSQACIEFGALKQADGVVYFVRDDGAGFEMKNAGELFKKIKRLHAQDAFEGTGVGLTIVDRIIKRHKGTIWAESEVEKGSTFYFKIEACNKKG, encoded by the coding sequence ATGACGGTTAAGATCCTGATTGTCGATGACTCGAAAACAGATCGGGCAATGATTCAAAATTTTCTCGCGGAGCATCAGTTGCTGCTGGCGGAAAATGGCAAAGAAGCGATGGAAATCCTTGCGCGCGAACAGGATATCGATATGGTGATTTTGGATCTGAACATGCCGCAGATGAACGGCTTTGAAGTGTTGGAAGCGATGCAACGCCATCCTGAACACAAAAAAATTGCGACGTTGATTTTGACGAATTATGATGAACCGAAAAACGAGATACGCGGTCTGGAGCTCGGTGCGATCGATTATATAACGAAACCGATCAATAGTGCAGTCGTTAAGACGAGAGTGAACACGCATTTGAAATTAAAATTGCAGCGCGACCTGCTGGAAAAGCAGAAAAGTGAATTGACCTGGATCAATGAAGAGTTGGAAGCGTTTTCTTATTCGGTCTCGCACGACTTAAAAGTACCGTTGCATATTATCAAGACCTACAGTGAGTTTCTCGAAAAAAACCTTGCGGCAAAAGAAGACGCGGAGGGCCTAGACGATATCGCGATGATTAAAGACTCCTGCCAGCGTATGGCGCAGCTTATTGACGATATCCTGCAATTGGCCAAGGTCGGCCAGTATGAAATAAACTACCGCCCGATCAATCTCAGTGAACTGGCGAAAGGCATTATCGAAAAACTGCGCATCTTGCAGCCGGAGCGTCAGGTCGAGTTTCTTTGCGAACCGGAGCTGTTTGCCGATGCGGACAGCCGTCTGATGGAAATGGCGATGTTCAACTTGCTGCAAAACGCCTGGAAATATACCTCCAGACATAGCCAGGCGTGCATCGAGTTTGGCGCGCTAAAGCAAGCGGACGGCGTTGTATATTTCGTCAGAGATGACGGCGCAGGGTTTGAGATGAAGAATGCAGGAGAGCTTTTCAAAAAGATAAAACGACTGCACGCGCAGGATGCCTTTGAAGGTACCGGGGTAGGCCTTACGATCGTGGATCGCATTATCAAACGGCATAAGGGAACGATCTGGGCGGAAAGCGAAGTCGAAAAGGGAAGCACTTTTTATTTTAAAATCGAAGCTTGCAACAAGAAAGGGTGA
- a CDS encoding cupin domain-containing protein: MNDLKNSVIFSKGDKMPQPYSENFIGQAYLNMLSTGGDEFNCPIGNVTFEPGCRNSWHCHPGGQILLVTGGRGWYQAEGEAARELRAGDVVKIPSDRKHWHGAAQDSWFSHLSIETNCQKGPAKWLEPVTDAEYQQLR, encoded by the coding sequence ATGAACGATCTAAAGAACAGCGTGATTTTCTCCAAGGGCGATAAAATGCCGCAGCCGTATAGTGAAAACTTTATTGGGCAGGCTTATCTCAACATGCTGTCGACAGGCGGCGATGAATTCAATTGCCCGATCGGCAACGTAACGTTCGAACCGGGGTGCCGCAACAGTTGGCACTGCCATCCGGGCGGGCAGATCCTGCTTGTTACGGGCGGCCGGGGCTGGTATCAAGCAGAGGGCGAAGCGGCCCGCGAACTCAGAGCCGGTGATGTCGTTAAAATTCCGTCTGACAGGAAGCACTGGCATGGCGCTGCGCAAGACAGCTGGTTTTCGCACCTTTCGATTGAAACCAACTGTCAGAAGGGACCGGCAAAATGGCTGGAGCCGGTTACGGACGCAGAGTACCAACAATTGCGCTGA
- a CDS encoding MerR family transcriptional regulator: MVISEVSEKYGLTQDALRYYERVGLIPPVKRKPSGLRDYDAYSCGWIEFAHCMRKAGIPVEVLVEYVQLYQQGRETREARKELLREEYRRLEKRIVDLQAVKERLACKIENYDQLEDSVESIAKEKNSKAEA; the protein is encoded by the coding sequence ATGGTTATTTCAGAAGTGAGTGAGAAGTACGGCTTAACGCAGGATGCGCTGCGCTATTACGAAAGGGTCGGCCTTATCCCGCCGGTCAAACGTAAGCCAAGCGGACTGCGCGACTACGACGCGTACAGCTGCGGTTGGATCGAGTTTGCCCATTGTATGCGAAAAGCTGGGATTCCGGTAGAAGTGCTTGTCGAGTATGTGCAGCTTTATCAACAGGGAAGGGAAACGCGCGAGGCCAGAAAAGAACTGTTGCGCGAGGAATATCGTCGCTTGGAGAAACGTATCGTCGATTTGCAGGCGGTAAAAGAACGCTTGGCCTGCAAAATCGAAAATTACGATCAACTTGAGGATTCTGTGGAAAGCATAGCGAAAGAAAAAAACAGCAAAGCGGAGGCGTAA